One genomic window of Nakamurella panacisegetis includes the following:
- a CDS encoding o-succinylbenzoate synthase — MNPADRTITEILATTKVFAIPLHDEFRGITVREGILMQGPAGWAEFAPFTDYDDHACLPWLQAALDTAQNPWPAMHRTSIEVNTTVAVVSPDRAAELVAASGCRTAKVKVGGLDGGVLRRGIVNSLDADAERLAAVRDALGPAGKIRIDANAGWSVDEAVRAIPLLDAAAHGLEYVEQPCAGLDDMATVRRSVGVPIAADESIRRAEDPMRVVLAGAADLAVVKVAPLGGVRQALRIAEATGLPIVVSSAVDTAVGLAAGLALAGALPELDFACGLGTASLLAGDVSSARQMPTDGRLPVPAAAPQPDRLAEFEAGRDRTAYWLARLQRVAALLPAARINR; from the coding sequence GTGAACCCGGCCGACCGCACGATCACGGAAATTCTCGCCACCACGAAGGTTTTCGCCATCCCGCTGCACGACGAGTTCCGGGGGATCACGGTCCGCGAAGGCATTCTGATGCAGGGACCGGCCGGCTGGGCCGAGTTCGCCCCGTTCACCGACTACGACGACCACGCCTGCCTGCCCTGGCTCCAAGCCGCTCTGGACACCGCGCAGAACCCTTGGCCGGCAATGCATCGCACCAGCATCGAGGTCAACACGACGGTGGCGGTCGTGTCCCCGGACCGGGCCGCGGAGCTCGTCGCGGCCTCGGGCTGCCGGACGGCCAAGGTCAAGGTCGGCGGCCTGGACGGGGGAGTGCTGCGCCGCGGGATCGTTAACTCGCTCGATGCTGACGCCGAGCGGCTGGCCGCCGTCCGTGACGCCCTCGGTCCGGCCGGGAAGATCCGCATCGACGCCAACGCCGGTTGGAGTGTGGACGAGGCCGTCCGTGCCATCCCGCTCCTGGATGCGGCCGCGCACGGACTGGAGTACGTGGAACAGCCGTGCGCCGGCCTGGATGACATGGCGACCGTCCGGCGGAGCGTCGGTGTGCCGATCGCCGCCGACGAGTCGATCCGGCGGGCCGAGGATCCGATGCGGGTCGTCCTGGCCGGAGCGGCCGACCTGGCCGTGGTCAAGGTCGCACCGTTGGGCGGGGTCCGCCAGGCGCTGCGGATCGCCGAGGCCACCGGGCTGCCGATCGTCGTGTCCTCGGCGGTCGACACCGCGGTCGGGCTGGCCGCGGGCCTGGCGCTGGCCGGCGCGCTCCCCGAACTGGACTTCGCCTGCGGACTGGGAACGGCCAGCCTGCTGGCCGGCGACGTCAGCTCGGCCCGCCAGATGCCGACCGATGGTCGCCTGCCGGTGCCGGCGGCCGCGCCGCAACCGGACCGGTTGGCCGAATTCGAAGCCGGCCGGGACCGGACGGCCTACTGGCTGGCGCGGCTGCAGCGGGTCGCCGCCCTTCTTCCGGCTGCGAGAATCAACCGGTGA
- the menD gene encoding 2-succinyl-5-enolpyruvyl-6-hydroxy-3-cyclohexene-1-carboxylic-acid synthase has protein sequence MNPSTALARVLVDELINGGVTDAVLAPGSRNAPLSIALFDADSTGRVRLHVRIDERTAGFLAVGLARSTGRPVPIVTTSGTAVANLHPAVLEAHHGGVPLLILSSDRPPALRDVGANQVVDQRGLFGPALRFFHEFGVAAATPGQNAIWRSMVCRALAHTRGAGTGFGGPVQLNVPLVEPLLPDDDKAWPESLHHRTAAGGHPIPWTAIDTAAADEVLSGVDVPLGRVPMIPAPADGERVLFLGDLTHPAAGPLAALGHVVLSEAGGAAGSAVVSAGLHLLAVPGFLEPALPDRVVVLGRPTMYRQITTLLADSMIEVDVLAAPFGYADPTGKARRVAPVLAPLAGPGDTEFVQIWRRAQAVARAQVAAQVAEMDIAHSPRLAADLVALLPDGSTLMLGSSQPPRDVGLAAAPRDGLRLVANRGVAGIDGTISTAVGVALGSEGPTVALMGDLTFLHDLTGLVIGPHEPRPDLTIVVSNNGGGGIFHTLEPGEPLHARAFERVFGTPHDVQLAGLVEAAGWEHVFVTSTDELADALADPSGIRVVEVPTSRTDLREVHQRIRTAVSAAVRG, from the coding sequence GTGAACCCGTCGACCGCTCTGGCCCGTGTCCTGGTCGACGAACTGATCAACGGTGGCGTCACCGACGCTGTCCTCGCCCCGGGATCCCGGAACGCACCGCTGTCCATCGCGCTGTTCGACGCCGACTCGACCGGCCGGGTCCGCCTGCACGTCCGGATCGACGAGCGGACGGCCGGTTTCCTGGCCGTCGGCCTCGCCCGGAGCACCGGACGGCCGGTTCCGATCGTCACGACGTCCGGGACCGCGGTGGCCAACCTGCACCCGGCCGTCCTGGAGGCACACCACGGCGGTGTACCGCTCCTGATCCTCTCGAGCGACCGGCCGCCGGCCCTGCGTGATGTCGGCGCCAACCAGGTGGTCGACCAGCGCGGCCTGTTCGGCCCGGCCCTGAGGTTCTTCCACGAGTTCGGCGTGGCCGCGGCCACGCCGGGGCAGAACGCCATCTGGCGCTCCATGGTCTGCCGCGCCCTGGCCCACACCCGAGGGGCGGGCACCGGCTTCGGCGGCCCCGTGCAGCTGAACGTCCCGCTGGTCGAGCCGCTGCTGCCGGACGACGACAAGGCCTGGCCCGAGTCCCTTCATCACCGCACGGCCGCCGGCGGCCACCCGATTCCCTGGACCGCGATCGACACGGCGGCCGCCGACGAGGTGCTCTCCGGGGTCGACGTGCCCCTCGGACGGGTCCCGATGATCCCGGCCCCCGCTGACGGTGAACGGGTGCTGTTCCTGGGTGACCTGACCCACCCGGCGGCCGGCCCGCTGGCGGCGCTGGGTCACGTGGTGCTCTCCGAGGCCGGCGGCGCCGCCGGTTCCGCCGTCGTCTCGGCCGGTCTGCACCTGCTCGCGGTCCCCGGGTTCCTGGAACCGGCCCTGCCCGACCGGGTGGTGGTGCTCGGCCGCCCGACCATGTATCGGCAGATCACCACCCTGTTGGCCGACTCGATGATCGAGGTCGACGTGTTGGCCGCGCCGTTCGGCTACGCCGACCCGACCGGCAAGGCCCGCCGGGTGGCTCCGGTGCTGGCCCCGCTGGCCGGGCCCGGTGACACCGAGTTCGTCCAGATCTGGCGCCGAGCCCAGGCCGTGGCCCGAGCGCAGGTCGCCGCGCAGGTCGCGGAGATGGACATCGCGCACTCACCGCGGCTGGCCGCCGATCTGGTGGCCCTGCTGCCCGACGGGTCCACCCTGATGCTCGGGTCGTCCCAGCCGCCCCGTGACGTCGGTCTGGCCGCGGCCCCGCGGGACGGCCTGCGGTTGGTGGCCAACCGGGGCGTGGCCGGGATCGACGGGACGATCTCGACGGCCGTCGGAGTGGCCCTCGGATCGGAGGGGCCGACCGTCGCGCTGATGGGCGACCTGACGTTCCTGCACGATCTGACCGGCCTGGTGATCGGCCCGCACGAACCGCGGCCGGACCTGACGATCGTCGTGTCCAACAACGGCGGGGGCGGTATCTTCCACACCCTTGAACCGGGAGAACCGTTGCACGCCAGAGCATTCGAGCGGGTGTTCGGCACGCCGCACGACGTCCAGCTGGCCGGTCTGGTGGAGGCGGCCGGCTGGGAGCACGTGTTCGTCACCAGTACCGACGAACTGGCCGACGCGCTGGCCGACCCGTCCGGGATCCGCGTGGTCGAGGTTCCGACGTCGCGGACGGATCTGCGGGAGGTGCACCAACGGATCCGGACCGCCGTCTCGGCCGCGGTCCGGGGCTGA
- a CDS encoding isochorismate synthase: MSASPAAPAQVRATTRRLAEPVDLVAALPAARGGVSFLQDGEGLVGWGEHSRMTAKGPEAASEIRAWFDAVVADLAVSDEVGVPGSGPIAFVSLGFDDSDESVAIVPSVVIGVRSGIAFSTVIGAGGLTERSAVEAPGRISYCDASLSVAGFTSAVRAATERIGRGELDKVVLAHDLEAIAEHEIDERYLLRELAAAYPSCWTYAVAGLVGASPEMLIRRIDGAVTSRVLAGTAWAEHAGDAVAADLMVSRKDLAEHAFAVDSVARVLRDVVTELEVPDGPHPLPLANLTHLATDITGHLPATGPSALEVAAMLHPTAAVGGTPTALARQVIRELEPAPRGRYAAPVGWLDAHGDGEFAIALRCAMVSGHTVRMIAGCGIVADSDPTTEAREAQVKMVPIRDALEAQR; the protein is encoded by the coding sequence GTGTCCGCCTCTCCCGCCGCCCCGGCTCAGGTCCGGGCCACCACCCGTCGCCTGGCGGAGCCCGTCGACCTCGTGGCGGCCCTGCCTGCGGCTCGCGGCGGCGTGTCGTTCCTGCAGGACGGTGAGGGCCTGGTCGGTTGGGGCGAACACTCCCGGATGACGGCGAAGGGCCCGGAGGCGGCGAGCGAGATCCGGGCGTGGTTCGACGCGGTGGTGGCCGACCTCGCGGTGTCGGACGAGGTCGGGGTGCCCGGCAGCGGGCCGATCGCCTTCGTCTCGCTCGGTTTCGACGACTCGGACGAGTCGGTGGCCATCGTTCCGTCGGTGGTGATCGGAGTGCGGTCCGGAATCGCCTTCAGCACGGTGATCGGCGCGGGCGGCCTGACCGAGCGCAGCGCGGTCGAGGCGCCGGGCCGGATCAGCTACTGCGATGCGTCCCTGTCGGTGGCTGGCTTCACGTCAGCGGTCAGGGCGGCCACCGAGCGCATCGGCCGTGGCGAGCTGGACAAGGTGGTGCTGGCCCACGATCTGGAGGCCATCGCCGAGCACGAGATCGACGAACGGTACCTGCTGCGCGAACTGGCCGCGGCCTACCCCAGCTGCTGGACCTACGCCGTCGCCGGCCTGGTCGGGGCGAGCCCGGAGATGCTCATCCGCCGGATCGACGGTGCGGTGACCTCCCGGGTCCTGGCCGGAACGGCCTGGGCCGAACATGCCGGCGACGCCGTGGCGGCCGACCTCATGGTCAGCCGAAAAGACCTGGCCGAGCACGCTTTCGCGGTCGACTCGGTGGCCAGGGTGCTCCGCGACGTCGTCACCGAGCTCGAGGTGCCGGACGGCCCCCACCCGCTCCCGCTGGCCAATCTGACCCACCTGGCCACCGACATCACCGGTCATCTGCCGGCGACCGGGCCGAGCGCGCTCGAGGTCGCGGCGATGCTCCATCCGACGGCGGCCGTCGGCGGCACACCGACGGCGCTGGCCCGCCAGGTGATCCGCGAGTTGGAGCCGGCCCCGCGGGGCCGGTACGCCGCGCCCGTCGGCTGGCTCGACGCCCACGGTGACGGTGAGTTCGCCATCGCCCTGCGGTGTGCCATGGTCTCCGGCCACACGGTGCGGATGATTGCCGGGTGCGGGATCGTCGCCGACTCCGACCCGACCACCGAGGCCCGCGAGGCGCAGGTCAAGATGGTCCCGATCAGGGATGCACTGGAAGCCCAGCGCTAG
- a CDS encoding DUF3592 domain-containing protein, producing the protein MTVDPPPSTAPPARPTPRPRLSIPRPARTAPRRRLRPGQGYRLAAHVVLGLACAAIVMVAALAVGMRLDDRQIDGHHGTATATVISISALRTGIEFVDGAGVTIRPPKGVLYPGLLSVGQRFQVEYSTLDPTVVRVAGRTAAVGDLLLGITLGVTVVVAAPLIFFLHRRSRRAAARRQPAVAPPPSR; encoded by the coding sequence GTGACCGTCGACCCGCCGCCGTCGACCGCACCGCCGGCCCGCCCCACGCCGCGACCCCGCCTCTCGATCCCGCGTCCGGCCCGGACCGCTCCCCGTCGGCGGCTGCGCCCGGGTCAGGGCTACCGGCTGGCCGCCCACGTCGTGCTCGGTCTGGCCTGCGCGGCGATCGTGATGGTGGCCGCGCTGGCCGTCGGCATGCGGCTGGACGACCGGCAGATCGACGGTCATCACGGCACGGCGACGGCCACCGTGATCTCCATCTCGGCGCTGCGAACCGGGATCGAGTTCGTCGACGGCGCCGGCGTCACCATCCGGCCGCCCAAGGGGGTGCTGTACCCGGGGCTGCTCAGCGTGGGTCAGCGGTTCCAGGTCGAGTACTCCACGCTGGACCCCACCGTGGTCAGGGTGGCCGGCCGGACGGCCGCGGTCGGCGACCTGTTGCTCGGCATCACCCTCGGGGTGACGGTCGTCGTGGCCGCGCCGTTGATCTTCTTCCTGCACCGCCGTTCGCGCCGGGCGGCCGCTCGGCGCCAGCCCGCCGTCGCACCCCCGCCTTCTCGCTAG